Genomic window (Elusimicrobiota bacterium):
CGGCCCCGGACTCTTTTCTCAGCTGGGGCTTCTTCAACCCTATTTTCGAGCGCAAGGAATACATGGACGACTACGTGCTCGAGAAAGAGGCCCGCCTCATGCTGGAGAAAAACCCCGCCCTCAAGAGAGAGTTCGAGGGTAGGCTTGCCCGGGACCCTGATTTCGCCAAGAGCCCCGCCGAGCGCCTCGATTTTTTCTACCGGAGGCACCCGGCCTGGGACGAGCGCTTGAGCCTCTATCCGGTCTACCGCTGGCAGACAGGGCAGTAGAGGCTGGTGCGCCCGGCCAAAGGGCGGCGAGTGGCCTTCAGGGCGTGCCCGCAACGCCCGATCTTGCGGCCGTACACCGAGACGATTTCCTGGGCCCGGCCGGGATTTCCCAAGGGATTGAGATAGGCCTCGTCCTCGAGGGTGCTGCCGCCGAGCTCCACGGCTCGGGAGAGGATTTCCTTGATCGCTCGGCACAGGCTCTCGAGCCGCGCCAGGCTTAACGCCCCGCCCGGCTTCATGGGGCGGATGCCGGCCGCGTAAAGGGCCTCCGTCGCGTAAATATTCCCGATGCCGGCGACCAGGGCCTGGTCCATGAGAAGGGCCTTGATCGGAGCTCTGCGGCCCTTGAGGGCTCGGCGCAGGTAGCGCGCGTCGAAAGCCCCGCTCAAGGGCTCTGGGCCCAGCTCCGGCAGGGAGCAGCCTACACGGCCGAAGCGTCTGGCGTCGTGGAAATTGACCATATGCTCGCCCACCGCCAGCCGAAAGCGAAGATGGGGGCCGGCACCCCCCAGGACCAGTCGTCCGGACATTCCCAAGTGGAGGGAAAGGGTTTTCCCGCCCGACAGCTTGAGGAGGAGGTACTTGCCGCGCCTCTCCACCGCTTCCACGGTCCTGCCAACGAGGCCCTGGAGCGCGGCCGCCGGAGGCGGGCGGTAGAAGGTGGGCCGGCCCACGGCGTAGGACGCGACCGTCTTGCCCTTGATGCGTTCCTCGAGAATCCTGCGGACGGTTTCGATCTCGGGCAGCTCCGGCATGGATCAACGGGCGTTCCGGTAGAGGGTGTAGAGCCCGAGGAGGAAGCTCAGCAGTCCCGTGGCAAAGCAGAGGCTCGTTTGGGCCGCGTTCCACCAGCGGGCCAGGTGGAATAGGGAAAGCTCCATGAGGGCGCTTAAGAGCAGCATCCCGATCAAGGTCCCAAGGCTAAAGACCACGAGATAAAGAAAGGCCCATGTAGGCGAGGCGATGGCGGCCAAGGCCAGGAGGGCCACGGCCGCGCTGCCGGCTAGGCCGTGCATGAGCCCGACCAAGGCCGAGCGCCAGGCGGCATTTTTCCCCGCTCCCGCCCAGGCCTTGAGCCAGCCCGGCTCGTGGAGATGGGAGTGCCTTTCGGGGTGCGGGCCTGGACTCGAAATTTCCATGAATTGATGGCTGTGCTCGGGGTCCTCGTGGTCGTGGGGATGGCTGTGGGTCTTGACCCCCAAAGAGCTTAGCCGGTAGCCCGCCATGTTGAGAAGCCCGAGCCCCGTCAGCATGATCCCTACTGCCGACTCGAGAACGCGCTCGGCGCCTGCCTGGGAGCGGGCCTTGAAGGCGATGATCACGGCCCCGGCCGAGAGGACGGTGAGCATGTGCCCCAGGCCCCAGAAGGCTCCGAGAACCCAGGCCGTTCCCTTGTCCCTGTTTCTGGCCACCAAAGTCGAGACGGCCACCACGTGGTCGGGGTCCGTGGAATGGCGCAGGCCGAGCAGAAAGCCGAAGCTGAGTAGTGATAAGAATTTCATGGGGAGGAAATGTTCCTAATTTTTTCCTCGATTAGACCGGGCGGCGCGGCTTTCTAGGGCTTGCCCTCGAGCTTCTTGATGATCTCATCGAAATGCTCGACCGGATAGGCCCCTCGGACAGGGACGCCGTTCAAAAGATAGCCCGGGGTGCCGGTGAAACCGAATTTCTTGGCTTCCTGCACATCGGCCTCGATGCGGTCCTTGACCGCCTGGCTCTTGGCGTCCTGGCGCAGCTTCTCGACGTCCAAGCCCATGGCCTTGGCGGTTTCCTCGTAGAAAGGCCCGCCGAGCTTGTCCTGGTTTTGGAAGAGCTTGTCGTGGAACTCCCAGGCCTTGTCCGGGGATTGCAGGGCTACGGCCTCCATGTGCTGTGCGGCGAGCATGGCCTCGGGATGCATGGCCAGCGGCAGTTGCTTGAAGACGACTCGCATCTTGGAGCCGTATTTTTCGCGCAAAGTCTCCACGTTCTTGAAGCCCCGGCCGCAGAAGGGGCACTGGAAATCGGAGTATTCCACGAGGGTGTACTTGGCCTTTTTGCTCCCGCGGACATGGGCGGCCTTGCCGATTTCCGGCTTCTTCGGGTTCTTGAAGGACTCCTCGAACTCCCTTTTCTCGGCTTCCTCCTCCTCTTTCTGCCGGCGGACCTGCTCCTCCTGGGCCGCTTGAGCCACGATCTCGAGGAACTCCTTCTTATGGCTGCGCAGCACCCCTAGGACGATGTCGGGATTGTCGGAGATGACCTTCTCGACCTCGGCCCGCGACGGCGCGGCCGGGGCCCAGGAAGGGAAGAATATCGCGAGGGCCGCCAGCAGTATGGAAAATTTCATTCGAGTCTCCTGGAAGTGTGCGCTAATTATCCAATTGTCTGATAATATCATTTTCGAGAGTCATAGGATCAAAAGCCCCGACGTAGCGGCGCGCGATGCGCCCCTTGCGGTCTATCAGGTAGCTCGTGGGCAGGCCCAAGACTTGGTAGGCTTTTGCGGTCTTTTCATCCGACAGCAGGACCGGAAAACTGAGGTTGGACTGAGCCACAAAGCCCATCACCGCACGGCCTTCCCGATCCATGGACGCGGCGGCCACGGTGAACCCCTTGGGGAGGTAGCGTCGATGCAAAGCCTCTAGGAGAGGCATTTCTTCCCGGCAGGAATCGCACCAGGTGGCCCAGAAGGTCAAAAGCACGACCTTGCCCCGCAGTCGGGACAGGGGAATCATCCCGCCGCCCAGAAGAGGGAGCGCGAAGGCCGGGGCTTGCGCCCCGGGCGAGATCGGGGGGAGAGTCGAGGCGCGCTGCGCCCGCCAAGCCACCGCCAGAAGAGCCAGTATCCCGATAGCCGTAAAAAAAGTCTTGCGAGGATCTTTCATGAATAAATAAGAAGGCCCAGGCGCCGCCTCAAGGCGGCGCCTGGGTTTGCGTCGGTCTAGCACCCGCAGGGTGTCTTTGGTCCCATGGTATTATCCTCCGTGCTTTTTCTTTTGCTGCTCGATCAGCGCGCAGGCGAGCTTGCCCACGCGCGAAAACACGCCGGGGTCCCGCCTGGTCCTGGCGAGCATAATGGCCCCCTCGTAAAGCGAGATGATGGCCTCGGCCGAGGCGGTCGGGTTGAGGCTGGCCTCAAACTCGCCGCGGGCTTTGGCCAGGCGCAGGCATTGCGCAAAATGGCGGCTCCATTCCTCGAAAAAGAGCCCGGCGCGCTCTCGGAAGGAGTCGTTGATGTCGCTCATCTCGAGGGCGATGTTTCCCACGAAGCACCCGGCCCTGCAGCCGTTGCCGCTGAAAAGCTTGCGGGCTTCCTTAAATAGGCAATCCACGGCGGCCACGGGCTCGCGTCCCCGGCAGCCGTTCTCTATGCGCCGCTGCCGGTAGTCCGCGATCTTGGCGTCGAGCACGGCTAGCCCCAGTTCCTCCTTGGAGCCGTAGTGATGGAAGAGGTTGGCCTTGGTCATCCGGCAAGCCTTGGCGATGTCGTCCAGGGAAGTCGCGCGGTATCCGCGCAGATGAATGAGGTGCTCCGCCTGGTCGATAATCCTGTCGCGAACCCTCAAGTCTGGTTTTCGTCCCATTTTTATTAACCTATCGGTCGGTAAGTAAATTACCACATTCCCGGAGATTTGTCAACTAGGACCAATGGCCCAGTTTTGGCCGACCCATTAGGCCCAGGCTTTTTTTAAAAGCTTCCTGCAAACTGCTTATATGAGGGTCCTTATCCCGGCGGTTTGGCTGTTCTTGCAGCCTTGCCTGTCTTCGGCCGTAAACGGGCGGTCGCCGCTGCCTCAGGGGGCGAGGCGCCCGACGCGCGATTTGCAGGCAACGCCGGCGGCCGCTTTGCCCGCTTCTGTCGTGCCTTCAGGGCAGAATCCGGTTCTCCATGTTCTGGCTCAAGGGCGCCCGGCCCGCTTGGCCTTTCAAACCGTTTTGGCCATGGCGGGTCTTGGATCCATCGATGCCAAACTCCATGCCGCCTATGCCGGCGCCAAGGCTCCTGACGCGGCGGACGCGGAGGCGGTTGCGCCCGCCGCAGCGCCTGTTGCCGCGCCGAGGAATATATCCCCTTTAAGCCCTGGAAGAACGCTGCCCAGGGGTTATGATGTCGAGGCTCTTCACGCCGCAGGAGGCATGGCTCGGGTTTACCGGGTTCGCCATGTTCCATCCAACACCATCTGGGCTCTCAAGGAGCTCAACCCTTCTTCCGCTCAGTCCCAGGAAGAAAAAGGCCAATTTAGAAACGAATACGATTTGCTTGAGGGTTTAAATCACCCCAATCTGCCCCGGGTGAAGGAATCTTTTGAGCATGAGGGAAGGCTTTATATCGTTGAGGAATTCATCCAGGGCGAGACTTTGGAAAAGCGCTTGGAGGCGGGCCCCATGAGTTGGCGCGAGGCGGCTCAAATGGCCATCCCCTTGCTCAAGGTTCTGCACTATATCCATAGCAAGGGCATCGTTTACCGGGATATTAAGCCCAGCAATATCATGTTCCGCGAGGATGGAAGCCTGGTCCTCGTTGATTTTGGCGCGGCCCGCCGCTACAGCGCGGACCCTGCCAAGACTCATGACACCATAGTCCTGGGAACCCCGGGGTTCGCTTCCCCGGAACAGCACGGTAAACAGCAGACCGACCGCCGTTCGGACATTTACAGTGCTGGGGTCTTGCTGCACCACGCGGCGACGGGACGGGACCCTAACGACAAGCCTTTCATTTTCGAGGATCCCCATGACATCGCCCCCGGCATTGATCCGGTTTTCAGTCAGGCGGTCATGAGGGCTTTGAAATTGGATCGGGAGAGCCGCTTTTCCACCGCCAAGGATATGCGCTGGGCCCTGGAGGCGGCGCTTGCCGCCAAGTCCGTCCCAGCCGCGGTGTCGGTCTCCATTCCGAGGCAGAATGCGCCGCAAGGGAGAATTCCCGCCGTCCCTCCACCGCTGCAAGCCGCTTTGAAGCCCGAGGACGTCTTTGACGAGAGCCAAGTTGGGAGAGCAGGGCGGTTTGTCGCGATCGCACCCGGCGAGTTCATGATGGGAAGCCCGGGATCGGAGAATGGCCGCTTTTCTGACGAGGATCTTCATGCGGTGAAGCTCACTAAAGCCTTTGAAATGCAAGCCACTCCAGTGACCCAGCGGCAGTGGGTGGCGGTTATGGGCGGCAACCCGGCGTACTTTAAAGGAAGGCAACATTCCGATGGCGACCACATGATTCTCAATGGAGAGGAAGTCAACGCCGATCATCCCGTGG
Coding sequences:
- the mutM gene encoding bifunctional DNA-formamidopyrimidine glycosylase/DNA-(apurinic or apyrimidinic site) lyase yields the protein MPELPEIETVRRILEERIKGKTVASYAVGRPTFYRPPPAAALQGLVGRTVEAVERRGKYLLLKLSGGKTLSLHLGMSGRLVLGGAGPHLRFRLAVGEHMVNFHDARRFGRVGCSLPELGPEPLSGAFDARYLRRALKGRRAPIKALLMDQALVAGIGNIYATEALYAAGIRPMKPGGALSLARLESLCRAIKEILSRAVELGGSTLEDEAYLNPLGNPGRAQEIVSVYGRKIGRCGHALKATRRPLAGRTSLYCPVCQR
- a CDS encoding thioredoxin domain-containing protein yields the protein MKFSILLAALAIFFPSWAPAAPSRAEVEKVISDNPDIVLGVLRSHKKEFLEIVAQAAQEEQVRRQKEEEEAEKREFEESFKNPKKPEIGKAAHVRGSKKAKYTLVEYSDFQCPFCGRGFKNVETLREKYGSKMRVVFKQLPLAMHPEAMLAAQHMEAVALQSPDKAWEFHDKLFQNQDKLGGPFYEETAKAMGLDVEKLRQDAKSQAVKDRIEADVQEAKKFGFTGTPGYLLNGVPVRGAYPVEHFDEIIKKLEGKP
- a CDS encoding TlpA family protein disulfide reductase, translating into MKDPRKTFFTAIGILALLAVAWRAQRASTLPPISPGAQAPAFALPLLGGGMIPLSRLRGKVVLLTFWATWCDSCREEMPLLEALHRRYLPKGFTVAAASMDREGRAVMGFVAQSNLSFPVLLSDEKTAKAYQVLGLPTSYLIDRKGRIARRYVGAFDPMTLENDIIRQLDN
- a CDS encoding TetR family transcriptional regulator C-terminal domain-containing protein, yielding MGRKPDLRVRDRIIDQAEHLIHLRGYRATSLDDIAKACRMTKANLFHHYGSKEELGLAVLDAKIADYRQRRIENGCRGREPVAAVDCLFKEARKLFSGNGCRAGCFVGNIALEMSDINDSFRERAGLFFEEWSRHFAQCLRLAKARGEFEASLNPTASAEAIISLYEGAIMLARTRRDPGVFSRVGKLACALIEQQKKKHGG
- a CDS encoding SUMF1/EgtB/PvdO family nonheme iron enzyme, with the translated sequence MRVLIPAVWLFLQPCLSSAVNGRSPLPQGARRPTRDLQATPAAALPASVVPSGQNPVLHVLAQGRPARLAFQTVLAMAGLGSIDAKLHAAYAGAKAPDAADAEAVAPAAAPVAAPRNISPLSPGRTLPRGYDVEALHAAGGMARVYRVRHVPSNTIWALKELNPSSAQSQEEKGQFRNEYDLLEGLNHPNLPRVKESFEHEGRLYIVEEFIQGETLEKRLEAGPMSWREAAQMAIPLLKVLHYIHSKGIVYRDIKPSNIMFREDGSLVLVDFGAARRYSADPAKTHDTIVLGTPGFASPEQHGKQQTDRRSDIYSAGVLLHHAATGRDPNDKPFIFEDPHDIAPGIDPVFSQAVMRALKLDRESRFSTAKDMRWALEAALAAKSVPAAVSVSIPRQNAPQGRIPAVPPPLQAALKPEDVFDESQVGRAGRFVAIAPGEFMMGSPGSENGRFSDEDLHAVKLTKAFEMQATPVTQRQWVAVMGGNPAYFKGRQHSDGDHMILNGEEVNADHPVEQVSWEDAREFIRRLNAMQSQYAYRLPTESEWEYAARAGTEGSYWFSSGLLDKHAWHDGNSGKRTHAVGHPDHFTPQGLGDMLGHVWEWVEDFYAPYQLGFGLDWKGWLNQGISLSIKLLPSRLLNIDPIGSPTGSFRVIRGGSWSYDASYLRSAYRYLGGPGGRWDDVGFRLVRSIR